AATAGAAGAAGTAGTAAAGTTTTATTGGGAGGAGGGATAAATTAAAGGtttctgttgttcttttttttttaagtgaaatgTGGACCACGGAAAATGAGCCCAAGCCCAATATTAGATTTAGTATTTCAAATAGGCTATGGGTCTAGTAGCTCAAATAAAAAGGGCCCAGAAAACCTCCGCTATGCAGAAAACCAGGTCGTTTAGTTGTTCACAGCTGGCCTGGCAGTGACACCAAGCTTTCTAAACTGGAAGTTAGAATGAAAGTTGCATCTTTCTATTCTCTCTCAGCACGTAACTGGCCAACTAAATAACTGCTCAGCAACATCCGATCAATGTCGCGCCACTTTCAATTTTGCCCTAAACTTTTCCCATCCCTCTCCTAAatcttcaaaataaatttaaaaaaatcatttaacgGTACAGTAAACTGTAATAATTTGATCGAAAAAACCGCATCTCGTCAACCGCCAAAAAAAAAGCCATGCTCGGTGTTGGAGAAGAAACGCCTTCCAGGTAAACGCATTCAAAATTGatggtttttttcttttacaattttaattgttaatttttccTAGTGTATGGTGTAGGTTTGATTTACTTAGCATGGTTAAAAAGCACTCGAATTTGTTGGGGAAAACGGTGGTGGAAGAAGAAGATGCTTCCGACGTTGAAATGGACGGTCAATTTTGGCACGACGTCTTCGATCTGTATTTCGTTCGGGGAAAGGAATCAAAACGACGCCAAGACGACGATCTCTTATTTTTCGTGAGAAAATGGGTATAAAATCTctcacttttaaaaaaaaaaatagggggAGAATTAAGCTAATTGTTTCAACTTATGTTGCTGTAGAGGGAACATGGTTTTAATGATAAGAACGGCGTTGCTCCTTACTTTGTACGCAGGTGGGCACTTGAGGTAAAAcgaagtaaaaaaagaaaaaaaccaactTCAATCTGAATTGAGTTTCTTGTTTAATTTGATTGATTCCTTTTTGCTTTAGTAGTTTACTTAGCTTCTTTTTATAATGTCGTTGGTGAAAATTGTATGTTAGATATTATGTTCTTTCTTTTGTGAACCAGTTGGATAAGTTGGTTGGTGAGAGTTTCTCAGAGGTGGATTGGAGGCGCTCGTTTTACTTGAACATGATTGCCCATATTTCGTACTCTGTAACAGTAGCTATTTGCAGGTGACTTGTTCACTTCCTTGTGTCGTGTCTTATCTATGCTATGCTTTTATCATCGTAATGGTTGATAGTTTCCTATAGTTAGATGGTACATTTTGTTTCTTACTACTTTAACAATATCTAATTGTTTCCTCCTCTCTTCCCCCTCGGTGAACTAACTTTTCTCTCCCCATATCTGTAATTTGAAGTTTAAGAAATAAAAGAGATACTTATCTGCAGGTTAAGGGGACACCCACCCCCCCCCCCGGCGCATTGGTAGCTTCACTGTGTTagatatgattaaattttaactatgtgttttttttctccttttgccAGTCAGCAAGTCCTTAGAAATCGTCAAGTGGGGCAAGATACACCATTGTCTTCTATATACAAGGTAACCCCTGCTTTAATGTGGCTACTGTAGGAGGCATATTTATATCTCTTAACTTTTTGACTTGTTTATATTGTTGAAGTAAAATCTGTCATCTTGGAGGAAATCTGACTAATTTTTTTCTGAGAAGTGTTTGATTCTACTTGCTGTGCCAATTGTTGAGTTCATCTTTGTTATAAGCCATAGATTGCTAAAACTTTTTGCGATTTGAATCCAGGAAATTGAATTATTCTTAGGATAAATCAGATACTGTCTCTTGcaaagatttcaaaattttcatgcaacgTTTGCATTCTGCACAATCTAATCCTTTAGCTCTGCTGTCCTGCAGATTGTGAAGACTGTTTATGCATCTCCCAGCCGAGTAAATTTTCATTTGGACTCAAAAAAGGCAAGCTTATCATTTTAGCAATCTTGGTGATATTGagcttttcttcaatttcatgaCATTCTCATTAATTTGGATCTAGGAAGTAGAGACAACACCTGCCTATCCAGACATCTGTTTCGCCATAGATGATTTTGACTCCACTTTTGATGCAGTGGTAAATGCTTTCTTTTCCTTTATAAATTCTCTCATCTGTGTGTTTATGATAGTGTATTGCACTAATgcacataatatattaattttcttcaatttaattgatttataatGAAACTTCCAATGAAGTAAAGTACTGCTCTTTGTTTGCCTTAAAGTAAGTTTAGATGTGGTAAACGGGGTTTCAACTTGGCTAGTATTACTGCATTCCTCTCACAACCTGTGATAAAAGCACTGAGCTAATAAGAAGTTGGATTTTGCTATTTCTGTAGCATATATAAGGACCAAAGTCGCTTCTTTATTTGAAGCTTTGCATTGCATTCTTCTTGGTTATACAGTTATCCTTTTGTTATGACATAGTAGGATTTCATGGAAAGCAGAAGCTTTTTGTTAGTTGTAGGACCTCCAGAACGTAGCCATGACATATTTTCTCATCCAGGTCTTGACAGATACAGATCTTTGCTACTGCGTGCTGCTTAATGCACTTGATGGCGCAGGATTTCCTAGTGAAACAGATAAAAATGATAGCTGTTCCAGTAACAAATTACCATTGGGAGTAGATACTAATTCTACGAGGACAAAAAATTGTAAGGTTTGGGTCCTCTGTCAGGTCCtttgtaataatttatttgtattagCCCATGATCAACCAGGGTCTTCACATCTGAAATAGTTACATAGAACTGCTAGGTTTTTTATGTCACTTTATGATGGTCAAATTATTTGTTGTTCCTTAGAACAATGAATTGATCAAGCATTCAGCAAGGAGCAAGTGAGGTGGCATTGTTGACTAGGACTTAAAATGGGCTGCTTTGGTGTTTTAACAATTGTCCATTTTGGTGCAGAATGAATCTTGCTTTATGTTGTCCTGTaagcattcaaattaaattaacattGACCATGAAAGGGGGAGATATGCATGAGAAGAAAATGATTTTCTCTACAactatgaatattttattatcatgAATTAGTTTTGAAGTTTAAGTTATAAATAACATTGTGGTTAGCATCAAATAGACCGATGCttgagttttcaaaattaatatggATTTATTCTGTGAAAAGCTGCTTAGGAATTCTTTATATGCTACAAAGCTCAGTTTGTGTACAACTTGACATGCTGCTAATTATTATGGCAGCTAACACTTTTTTCTGGATTTGTCAGCTATCAAATGGTTCGGGATGCATATGATGGTA
The sequence above is drawn from the Gossypium hirsutum isolate 1008001.06 chromosome A05, Gossypium_hirsutum_v2.1, whole genome shotgun sequence genome and encodes:
- the LOC107957895 gene encoding uncharacterized protein KIAA0930 homolog isoform X3 — encoded protein: MLGVGEETPSRFDLLSMVKKHSNLLGKTVVEEEDASDVEMDGQFWHDVFDLYFVRGKESKRRQDDDLLFFVRKWREHGFNDKNGVAPYFVRRWALELDKLVGESFSEVDWRRSFYLNMIAHISYSVTVAICSQQVLRNRQVGQDTPLSSIYKIVKTVYASPSRVNFHLDSKKEVETTPAYPDICFAIDDFDSTFDAVLTLFSGFVSYQMVRDAYDDGHSRFGSFLSVGHSSGKTDRLYMKGPGGRGEVEVAVSGVADQSKQYSGPFSPIKSKRGLRLGSMFRKAASVVSLAAKHVYAAAAATSTSDEEMIPLKCCLMSITLPWEHIAHDLLFKRSPPVNL
- the LOC107957895 gene encoding uncharacterized protein KIAA0930 homolog isoform X2; protein product: MLGVGEETPSRFDLLSMVKKHSNLLGKTVVEEEDASDVEMDGQFWHDVFDLYFVRGKESKRRQDDDLLFFVRKWREHGFNDKNGVAPYFVRRWALELDKLVGESFSEVDWRRSFYLNMIAHISYSVTVAICSQQVLRNRQVGQDTPLSSIYKIVKTVYASPSRVNFHLDSKKEVETTPAYPDICFAIDDFDSTFDAVVLTDTDLCYCVLLNALDGAGFPSETDKNDSCSSNKLPLGVDTNSTRTKNCKLTLFSGFVSYQMVRDAYDDGHSRFGSFLSVGHSSGKTDRLYMKGPGGRGEVEVAVSGVAAKHVYAAAAATSTSDEEMIPLKCCLMSITLPWEHIAHDLLFKRSPPVNL
- the LOC107957895 gene encoding uncharacterized protein KIAA0930 homolog isoform X1; translation: MLGVGEETPSRFDLLSMVKKHSNLLGKTVVEEEDASDVEMDGQFWHDVFDLYFVRGKESKRRQDDDLLFFVRKWREHGFNDKNGVAPYFVRRWALELDKLVGESFSEVDWRRSFYLNMIAHISYSVTVAICSQQVLRNRQVGQDTPLSSIYKIVKTVYASPSRVNFHLDSKKEVETTPAYPDICFAIDDFDSTFDAVVLTDTDLCYCVLLNALDGAGFPSETDKNDSCSSNKLPLGVDTNSTRTKNCKLTLFSGFVSYQMVRDAYDDGHSRFGSFLSVGHSSGKTDRLYMKGPGGRGEVEVAVSGVADQSKQYSGPFSPIKSKRGLRLGSMFRKAASVVSLAAKHVYAAAAATSTSDEEMIPLKCCLMSITLPWEHIAHDLLFKRSPPVNL